In a single window of the Atlantibacter hermannii genome:
- the mtgA_2 gene encoding monofunctional biosynthetic peptidoglycan transglycosylase: MTRGRMSIPGALKRWVIRVILGIAGMWIAGIIVFGMLPVPFSAVMMERQISAWLHGDFGYVAHSDWVGMDEISPWMGLAVIAAEDQKFPEHWGVRYGRYPEGRGPQRTQ; the protein is encoded by the coding sequence ATGACGCGAGGCCGCATGTCGATACCCGGTGCGCTTAAGCGCTGGGTTATCCGGGTAATCCTGGGGATTGCCGGGATGTGGATTGCCGGGATCATCGTGTTCGGTATGCTGCCGGTGCCTTTTTCAGCGGTGATGATGGAGCGGCAAATTTCCGCGTGGCTGCACGGTGATTTTGGCTATGTCGCGCATTCCGACTGGGTCGGAATGGATGAGATCTCTCCCTGGATGGGGCTTGCGGTGATCGCTGCGGAAGACCAAAAATTCCCGGAGCACTGGGGGGTTCGATATGGCCGCTATCCAGAAGGCCGTGGCCCACAACGAACGCAATGA
- the yhbJ gene encoding putative ATPase: MVLMIVSGRSGSGKSVALRALEDMGFYCVDNLPVVLLPDLARTLSDSHISAAVSIDVRNMPESPEIFEQAMSNLPDTFSPQLLFLDADRNTLIRRYSDTRRLHPLSSKNLSLESAIDQESDLLEPLRSRADLIVDTSEMSVHELAEMLRTRLLGKRERELTMVFESFGFKHGIPIDADYVFDVRFLPNPHWDPKLRPMTGLDKPVAAFLDRHTEVHNFIYQTRSYLELWLPMLETNNRSYLTVAIGCTGGKHRSVYIAEQLADYFRSRGKNVQSRHRTLEKRKT; the protein is encoded by the coding sequence ATGGTATTGATGATTGTCAGCGGACGCTCAGGTTCGGGGAAATCCGTCGCGCTGCGTGCGCTGGAAGATATGGGTTTCTATTGTGTGGATAACTTGCCGGTTGTGCTGCTGCCCGATCTGGCCCGCACCCTTTCCGACAGCCATATTTCTGCTGCCGTCAGCATTGATGTGCGCAACATGCCGGAATCGCCGGAAATCTTTGAACAGGCGATGAGCAATCTGCCGGACACCTTTTCTCCGCAACTGCTGTTTCTTGATGCCGACCGTAACACGCTGATCCGCCGTTACAGCGACACCCGCCGCCTGCATCCGTTATCCAGTAAAAATCTCTCGCTGGAAAGTGCAATCGACCAGGAAAGCGATCTGCTGGAACCGCTGCGTTCCCGGGCCGATCTGATTGTCGATACATCAGAAATGTCGGTACATGAACTGGCCGAAATGCTGCGAACCCGCCTGCTGGGTAAACGCGAGCGCGAGCTGACCATGGTCTTCGAATCCTTTGGCTTCAAGCATGGCATCCCGATTGACGCCGATTACGTGTTTGATGTGCGCTTTTTACCCAACCCGCACTGGGATCCCAAACTGCGCCCGATGACCGGCCTGGATAAACCTGTGGCGGCGTTCCTCGATCGCCATACCGAAGTGCATAACTTCATCTACCAGACGCGCAGCTATCTGGAACTGTGGCTGCCGATGCTGGAAACCAACAACCGTAGCTATTTGACGGTGGCCATCGGCTGTACCGGCGGTAAACACCGCTCCGTGTATATTGCCGAACAACTGGCTGATTATTTCCGCTCTCGCGGTAAAAACGTCCAGTCCCGTCATCGCACGCTGGAAAAACGCAAAACATGA
- the yhbH gene encoding putative sigma(54) modulation protein: MQLNITGHNVEITESLRDFLNTKFAKLEQYFERINQVYIVLKVEKVTHISDATLHVNGGEIHASAEGQDMYAAIDGLIDKLARQLTKHKDKLKQH; this comes from the coding sequence ATGCAGCTCAACATCACAGGACATAACGTCGAAATTACTGAGTCTTTGCGCGACTTTTTGAACACCAAGTTCGCCAAGCTGGAGCAGTATTTTGAAAGGATAAACCAAGTCTATATTGTGCTGAAAGTGGAGAAAGTCACTCACATCTCGGATGCAACCCTGCATGTGAATGGCGGGGAGATTCATGCCAGTGCGGAAGGGCAAGACATGTATGCGGCTATCGACGGGCTGATTGATAAACTGGCGCGTCAATTGACTAAACATAAAGATAAACTAAAACAACATTAA
- the rpoN_2 gene encoding RNA polymerase sigma-54 factor, with amino-acid sequence MPDELPLDASWDEIYTAGTPSGNGVDYQDDELPIYQGETTQSLQDYLMWQVELTPFSDTDRAIATSIVDAVDDTGYLTVSLEDILESIGNDETDIEEVEAVLKRIQRFDPVGVAARDLRDCLLIQLSQYAKDTPLLEESRLIVSEHLDLLANHDFRTLMRVTRLKEDVLKQAVNFIQSLDPRPGQSIQTSEPEYVIPDVLVRKHNGVWTVELNADSIPRLKINQQYASMGASARNEADGQFIRSNLQEARWLIKSLESRNDTLLRVSRCIVEQQQAFFEQGEEFMKPMVLADIAQAVEMHESTISRVTTQKYLHSPRGIFELKYFFSSHVNTEGGGEASSTAIRALVKKLIAGENPAKPLSDSKLTSMLSEQGIMVARRTVAKYRESLSIPPSNQRKQLV; translated from the coding sequence ATGCCGGACGAACTGCCGCTGGACGCCAGTTGGGACGAAATCTATACCGCAGGAACGCCGTCAGGCAATGGCGTCGACTATCAGGACGATGAGCTACCCATTTATCAGGGCGAAACCACCCAGTCGCTACAGGACTATTTAATGTGGCAGGTGGAGCTCACCCCTTTCTCCGATACCGACCGTGCGATTGCCACCTCGATTGTCGATGCCGTTGACGATACCGGCTATCTCACCGTCTCGCTGGAAGATATCCTGGAAAGCATCGGCAATGATGAAACCGATATCGAAGAAGTCGAAGCGGTGCTTAAACGCATTCAACGCTTCGATCCGGTCGGTGTCGCGGCACGCGATTTGCGTGACTGCCTGCTGATCCAACTCTCGCAGTACGCTAAAGACACCCCGTTACTGGAAGAATCGCGCCTTATCGTCAGCGAACACCTCGATCTGCTGGCAAATCACGATTTCCGCACCCTGATGCGCGTTACCCGTCTTAAAGAAGATGTGCTGAAACAGGCGGTCAACTTTATCCAGTCGCTGGACCCGCGGCCTGGCCAGTCTATTCAGACCAGCGAGCCGGAATATGTCATCCCCGATGTGCTGGTGCGCAAACACAACGGCGTCTGGACGGTTGAGCTTAACGCCGACAGTATTCCGCGTTTGAAAATAAACCAGCAATACGCCTCAATGGGCGCCAGCGCCCGTAACGAAGCCGACGGTCAGTTTATCCGCAGCAACCTTCAGGAAGCACGCTGGCTGATTAAAAGCCTGGAGAGCCGCAACGACACGCTCCTGCGCGTTAGCCGTTGCATTGTTGAACAGCAGCAGGCTTTCTTTGAACAGGGCGAAGAGTTTATGAAACCGATGGTGCTGGCAGATATCGCCCAGGCCGTCGAGATGCACGAATCGACCATTTCTCGCGTCACTACGCAGAAGTATCTGCACAGTCCGCGGGGGATTTTTGAACTGAAATATTTCTTCTCCAGCCACGTGAATACCGAAGGAGGAGGCGAAGCCTCATCCACGGCGATCCGGGCGCTGGTGAAGAAATTGATTGCAGGTGAGAACCCTGCAAAACCGCTGAGCGACAGTAAGCTGACCTCCATGCTGTCTGAACAAGGTATCATGGTGGCACGCCGTACCGTCGCTAAATATCGAGAGTCTTTGTCCATCCCGCCGTCAAATCAGCGTAAACAACTGGTCTGA
- the yhbN gene encoding lipopolysaccharide transport periplasmic protein LptA produces MKFQINKLSLNLALSGALLAATFPALALTGDTDQPIHIESDQQSLDMQGNVVTFTGNVVVTQGTIKINADKVVVTRPGGESGKEVIDGYGKPATFYQMQDNGKPVKGHADTMHYELQNDFVVLTGNAFLEQLDSNIKGDKITYLVKEQKMQAFSDKGKRVTTILVPSQLQDKNQPANAPAPNKSN; encoded by the coding sequence ATGAAATTCCAAATAAACAAACTCAGCCTTAATCTGGCCTTATCCGGTGCGTTGCTGGCAGCGACTTTCCCTGCGCTGGCCCTCACCGGTGATACCGATCAGCCGATTCATATTGAATCCGATCAACAGTCGCTGGATATGCAAGGCAACGTCGTGACCTTCACCGGCAACGTTGTGGTGACCCAGGGCACCATTAAGATCAATGCCGATAAAGTGGTGGTCACCCGTCCGGGCGGCGAAAGCGGTAAAGAAGTGATTGACGGCTACGGGAAACCCGCCACGTTTTATCAAATGCAGGACAACGGCAAACCGGTAAAAGGCCACGCCGATACCATGCACTATGAACTGCAAAATGATTTTGTCGTGCTCACCGGCAACGCGTTTCTTGAACAGCTGGACAGCAATATCAAAGGCGACAAGATCACCTATCTGGTTAAAGAGCAGAAAATGCAAGCCTTCAGCGATAAAGGTAAGCGCGTGACGACCATACTGGTGCCGTCACAATTGCAGGACAAGAACCAACCGGCCAATGCGCCAGCACCTAACAAGAGTAACTAA
- the lptC gene encoding putative organic solvent tolerance protein, with product MSTTRRWVIILLSLAALILIGINLTSQDDATQVVTNNNEPTYQSELSNTLVYSPEGALNYQLEAQHVEYFSGDGVSWFTKPVMIMLDANKIPTWSIKSDKAKLTNDRMLYLYGNVVVDALTPDAQLRKITTDNAQINLLTQDVASDDLVTLYGTSFNSSGLRMRGNLRSKTAELIEKVRTSYEIPNKQTQP from the coding sequence ATGAGTACAACCAGACGTTGGGTTATCATTCTGCTCTCGCTGGCGGCGCTGATTCTTATCGGCATTAACCTGACGAGCCAGGACGACGCAACGCAGGTCGTGACAAATAATAACGAGCCGACCTATCAAAGCGAGCTGTCCAACACCCTGGTTTACAGTCCTGAAGGGGCGTTAAATTATCAGCTTGAAGCGCAACACGTTGAATACTTTTCCGGGGATGGCGTGTCGTGGTTTACCAAACCCGTCATGATCATGCTCGATGCGAATAAAATTCCGACCTGGTCGATTAAGTCAGATAAAGCCAAGCTGACCAATGACCGGATGCTTTATCTGTACGGCAATGTCGTTGTTGATGCGCTCACACCTGACGCGCAGTTACGCAAAATTACTACCGATAACGCGCAGATCAACTTACTGACGCAGGATGTCGCGTCAGACGATCTGGTCACGTTATACGGCACCAGCTTTAACTCCAGCGGCCTGAGAATGCGCGGAAACTTGCGCAGCAAAACTGCCGAGCTGATTGAAAAGGTTAGAACGTCCTATGAAATTCCAAATAAACAAACTCAGCCTTAA
- the rpoN_1 gene encoding RNA polymerase sigma-54 factor gives MKQGLQLRLSQQLAMTPQLQQAIRLLQLSTLELQQELQQALDSNPLLEQTDFHDEIDAPGNARYRNAGHRRRP, from the coding sequence ATGAAGCAAGGTTTGCAACTGAGGCTGAGCCAACAGCTTGCCATGACGCCGCAACTGCAGCAGGCGATACGTTTGTTGCAGCTGTCTACGTTAGAACTCCAGCAGGAACTGCAACAGGCGCTGGACAGCAATCCGTTGCTGGAGCAAACCGACTTTCATGATGAGATAGACGCCCCAGGCAACGCGCGATACCGAAACGCTGGACACCGCCGACGCCCTTGA
- the ptsN gene encoding PTS transporter subunit IIA-like nitrogen-regulatory protein PtsN, which produces MMTNDLSSVLNQECTRSGVHCQSKKRALEIISELAAKQLSLPPQVVFEAILTRERMGSTGIGNGIAIPHGKLEEDTLRAVGVFVRLETPIAFDAIDNQPVDLLFALLVPADQTKTHLHTLSLVAKRLADKTICRRLRAAQTDEELYQIITEGSNENQSE; this is translated from the coding sequence ATGATGACGAACGATTTAAGCAGTGTCCTTAACCAGGAATGTACCCGAAGCGGCGTTCACTGCCAGAGTAAAAAACGCGCTCTGGAAATTATCAGCGAACTCGCCGCAAAGCAGTTAAGCCTGCCCCCGCAAGTGGTGTTTGAAGCCATACTGACACGCGAACGTATGGGCAGTACCGGTATCGGCAATGGCATCGCCATTCCGCATGGAAAACTGGAAGAAGACACCCTGCGCGCCGTCGGCGTGTTCGTCCGGCTGGAAACGCCCATCGCGTTCGATGCCATCGACAACCAACCGGTAGATTTGCTTTTTGCGCTGCTGGTTCCTGCGGATCAAACCAAAACGCATTTACATACCCTGTCGTTAGTGGCAAAGCGTTTGGCTGACAAAACGATTTGCCGCCGCCTGCGCGCCGCGCAAACCGACGAAGAGCTGTATCAGATCATCACTGAAGGCAGCAATGAAAATCAAAGCGAATAA
- the yrbG gene encoding calcium/sodium:proton antiporter, which yields MLLATMLLIIGLFLVVYSADRLVFAASLLCRTINISPLVVGMTVVGVGTSLPEIMVSVAAALHGQLDLAVGTALGSNITNILLIAGLAALLHPFSVHSDILRRELPLMLLMSALAGLFLYDGTLSRTDGVVLLMIAVCYLWFIVKIARIAQQQGSDSLTREQLAELPRGGNLSVAFLWLAVALIIMPMATRMVIDNATVVAHYFAVDELTIGLTVIAIGTSLPELATAIAGVRKGEDDIAIGNIIGSSIYNIAIVLGLPALLAPGAINALAFTRDYGVMLGVSALFALLCWRRAHIGKRAGAGLLIGFVIWMALLYWGSSTLIG from the coding sequence ATGCTGTTAGCAACGATGCTGTTAATAATTGGTTTATTTCTGGTGGTTTATAGCGCCGATAGACTGGTTTTCGCCGCATCTCTGCTGTGCCGCACCATAAACATCTCGCCGCTCGTGGTGGGGATGACCGTGGTGGGTGTCGGCACATCCTTACCCGAAATCATGGTTTCGGTAGCGGCTGCGCTCCATGGACAGCTGGATTTGGCGGTGGGAACGGCCCTGGGTTCAAACATCACAAACATTTTACTCATCGCCGGGCTGGCGGCATTACTGCACCCATTTAGCGTGCATTCCGATATTCTTCGCCGCGAATTGCCGCTAATGTTGCTGATGAGCGCGTTAGCCGGGCTTTTTCTCTACGATGGAACCCTTTCTCGCACGGACGGTGTTGTTTTATTAATGATTGCCGTGTGTTACCTGTGGTTTATCGTTAAAATCGCCAGGATCGCGCAGCAACAGGGTAGTGATAGCCTGACGCGCGAACAACTGGCTGAACTGCCGCGTGGTGGCAATTTGTCCGTTGCCTTTTTATGGCTGGCCGTGGCGCTTATTATTATGCCCATGGCGACGCGTATGGTGATCGACAACGCCACCGTGGTGGCGCATTACTTTGCCGTCGATGAGCTCACCATTGGGCTTACGGTGATAGCTATCGGCACCAGCCTGCCGGAGCTCGCCACCGCGATTGCGGGCGTACGCAAAGGCGAAGATGATATTGCAATCGGCAACATCATCGGCTCCAGCATTTATAATATTGCCATCGTGTTAGGTTTACCGGCGTTGCTGGCGCCTGGCGCGATTAACGCGCTGGCATTTACCCGTGACTATGGGGTAATGCTGGGGGTGAGCGCCCTTTTCGCCCTGCTCTGCTGGCGTCGTGCCCATATCGGCAAACGCGCTGGCGCCGGGTTATTGATTGGTTTTGTGATATGGATGGCGCTGCTTTACTGGGGCTCATCAACTCTCATTGGATGA
- the kdsD gene encoding D-arabinose 5-phosphate isomerase, protein MSHLDLQPGFDFQQAGKEVLEIEREGLAQLDQYINDDFVKACELMFYCSGKVVVMGMGKSGHIGKKMAATFASTGTPAFFVHPGEASHGDLGMVTAQDVVIAISNSGESNEILALIPVLKRLRVPMICITSRPESAMAKAADIHLCIRVPQEACPLGLAPTTSTTATLVMGDALAVALLKARGFTAEDFALSHPGGALGRKLLLRVNDIMHTGDEIPHVSKDASLRDALLVITRKGLGMVVVCDDLMKIEGIFTDGDLRRVLDMDADVRTLSIAEVMTPGGVRVRPGTLAVDALNLMQARHITSVLVADGDQLMGVVHMHDLLRAGVV, encoded by the coding sequence ATGTCGCACTTAGATTTGCAACCGGGGTTTGACTTTCAACAGGCCGGGAAAGAGGTCCTGGAAATTGAACGTGAAGGTCTGGCGCAGCTTGATCAGTACATTAACGACGATTTCGTAAAAGCCTGCGAGCTGATGTTTTACTGCTCCGGCAAGGTCGTCGTGATGGGCATGGGTAAATCCGGCCATATCGGCAAAAAAATGGCAGCCACCTTTGCCAGTACCGGTACTCCGGCATTTTTTGTCCACCCCGGCGAGGCCAGCCATGGCGATCTCGGTATGGTTACGGCCCAGGACGTGGTGATTGCGATTTCCAATTCCGGTGAGTCCAATGAAATCCTTGCGCTCATCCCGGTATTAAAACGTTTACGGGTTCCGATGATCTGCATCACCAGCCGCCCGGAAAGCGCTATGGCGAAAGCGGCAGATATCCATTTATGTATTCGTGTCCCGCAGGAAGCGTGCCCGTTAGGGCTGGCGCCAACCACCAGCACCACTGCCACGTTAGTGATGGGCGACGCGCTGGCGGTAGCTTTACTGAAAGCGCGCGGTTTCACCGCCGAAGATTTTGCGCTTTCGCATCCCGGCGGCGCGCTGGGCCGCAAATTATTGTTACGCGTCAACGATATCATGCACACCGGGGATGAAATCCCCCACGTCAGCAAGGACGCGTCGTTGCGCGATGCGCTGCTGGTGATCACCCGTAAGGGACTAGGCATGGTAGTTGTTTGCGATGATTTGATGAAAATAGAAGGTATCTTTACCGACGGGGATTTACGCCGCGTGCTGGATATGGATGCCGACGTACGCACACTGAGCATTGCCGAAGTCATGACGCCCGGCGGCGTCCGCGTTCGCCCCGGTACACTGGCGGTGGATGCGCTCAATCTGATGCAAGCACGGCATATCACGTCTGTTTTAGTCGCCGATGGCGACCAGTTGATGGGTGTGGTACATATGCACGATCTGCTGCGCGCTGGCGTAGTGTAA
- the lptB_2 gene encoding lipopolysaccharide ABC transporter, which yields MEIARALAANPKFILLDEPFAGVDPISVIDIKRIIEHLRDSGLGVLITDHNVRETLAVCERAYIVSQGNLIAHGTPEQILQDEQVKRVYLGEEFRL from the coding sequence GTGGAAATCGCCCGCGCCCTGGCGGCCAATCCGAAATTTATTCTGCTTGATGAGCCATTTGCTGGGGTAGATCCCATCTCGGTTATTGATATAAAACGTATTATTGAACACCTGCGCGACAGCGGTCTTGGCGTTCTCATCACCGACCATAACGTGCGCGAAACACTGGCCGTGTGCGAACGTGCCTACATCGTAAGCCAGGGCAATCTCATTGCGCACGGTACGCCCGAACAAATCCTGCAAGACGAACAAGTTAAACGTGTGTATCTTGGGGAAGAGTTCAGACTCTGA
- the lptB_1 gene encoding lipopolysaccharide ABC transporter: MVVGIVPRDAGNIIIDEEDISLLPLHARARRGIGYLPQEASIFRRLSVYDNLMAVLQIRDDLTSEQREDRATELMEEFHIEHLRNSLGQSLSRW, from the coding sequence ATGGTGGTGGGCATTGTTCCGCGCGATGCGGGCAACATCATTATCGACGAAGAAGATATCAGTCTGTTGCCGCTGCATGCCCGCGCCCGCCGCGGCATCGGTTATCTGCCGCAGGAAGCCTCTATATTTCGTCGTTTGAGCGTCTATGACAACCTGATGGCCGTGCTGCAAATTCGTGACGATCTGACCAGCGAGCAGCGTGAAGATCGCGCCACCGAACTGATGGAAGAGTTCCACATCGAGCATCTGCGTAACAGCCTTGGCCAGTCGCTCTCCCGGTGGTGA
- the arcB_1 gene encoding aerobic respiration control protein (bifunctional two-component sensor kinase/response regulator): MAEEIDSTTSDDDMPLPALHVLLVEDIELNVIVARSVLEKMGNSVDVAMTGQEALDMFKLGEYDLVLLDIQLPDMTGLDISRKLTSQFQKEELPPLVALTANVLKDKGEYLAAGMDDVLSKPLSVPALTAMIKKFWDTRTNQEERIVSLEQHSKQNALLDVAMLEQYIELVGPKLITDGLAVFEKMMPGYLSILDSNLTARDQKGIVEEGHKIKGAAGSIGLRHLQQVAQQIQSPDLPAWWDNVGEWIEELKQEWQNDVAVLKAWVANAPKK; the protein is encoded by the coding sequence GTGGCGGAAGAAATTGACAGCACGACCAGCGATGACGATATGCCGCTGCCTGCTTTACACGTCCTGCTGGTAGAAGACATTGAGCTGAACGTGATTGTCGCTCGCTCGGTACTGGAAAAAATGGGCAACAGTGTGGATGTGGCGATGACGGGACAGGAAGCCCTCGACATGTTCAAACTGGGCGAGTACGACCTGGTACTGCTGGATATTCAGCTTCCGGATATGACCGGGCTGGATATTTCCCGCAAGCTCACCAGCCAGTTCCAGAAAGAAGAATTGCCGCCGCTGGTGGCATTAACCGCCAATGTGTTGAAAGACAAAGGCGAATACCTTGCTGCGGGCATGGATGACGTGCTCAGTAAACCGCTATCCGTCCCGGCGCTGACTGCCATGATCAAAAAGTTCTGGGATACGCGCACAAACCAGGAGGAGAGAATTGTGTCACTCGAACAACACAGTAAACAGAATGCATTACTCGATGTCGCGATGCTGGAACAGTACATCGAACTGGTTGGGCCGAAGTTGATTACCGATGGTCTTGCCGTTTTCGAAAAAATGATGCCAGGCTACCTGAGCATTCTGGATTCGAACCTCACCGCGCGGGATCAGAAAGGGATCGTTGAAGAGGGCCATAAGATCAAAGGCGCCGCAGGATCGATTGGTTTACGCCATCTCCAGCAAGTTGCGCAGCAGATCCAGTCACCGGATCTTCCGGCATGGTGGGATAACGTCGGCGAATGGATTGAAGAGTTAAAACAGGAGTGGCAGAACGACGTAGCGGTGTTGAAAGCGTGGGTGGCGAACGCACCAAAAAAATGA
- the kdsC gene encoding 3-deoxy-D-manno-octulosonate 8-phosphate phosphatase, producing the protein MSNHDAAITTCYGPVSAKVIQKAQKIRLLILDVDGVMSDGLIYMGNNGEELKAFNVRDGYGIRCALTSDIEVAIITGRKAKLLEDRCATLKIKHLYQGQSDKLIAYRELLEKLSLTAQQVAYVGDDLIDWPVMAEVGLSVAVADAHPLLTPRADYVTHIAGGRGAVREVCDLLLLAQGKLEDAKGQSI; encoded by the coding sequence ATGAGTAATCATGATGCTGCAATCACCACCTGTTACGGACCGGTGAGCGCAAAAGTCATTCAAAAGGCACAGAAAATCCGCCTGTTAATTCTGGACGTCGACGGCGTCATGTCCGACGGTCTGATCTATATGGGCAACAATGGCGAAGAGCTCAAAGCGTTCAATGTGCGTGACGGCTATGGCATACGCTGCGCGCTGACCTCGGACATTGAGGTCGCAATCATTACCGGCCGCAAAGCGAAGCTGCTGGAAGATCGCTGCGCCACGCTGAAGATCAAGCATCTATACCAGGGGCAGTCGGATAAACTTATCGCCTATCGCGAGCTGCTGGAAAAACTGTCGCTGACGGCACAGCAAGTGGCGTACGTTGGCGATGATCTCATCGACTGGCCCGTCATGGCCGAGGTAGGGCTGAGTGTCGCGGTTGCCGATGCGCATCCTCTGCTGACGCCGCGAGCGGATTACGTAACCCATATTGCCGGTGGGCGCGGTGCGGTTCGCGAAGTGTGCGATCTGCTGCTGTTGGCGCAGGGCAAACTGGAAGATGCCAAAGGGCAATCGATATGA
- the mtgA_1 gene encoding monofunctional biosynthetic peptidoglycan transglycosylase: protein MAAIQKAVAHNERNENRIRGASTLSQQTAKNLFLWDGRSWVRKGLEAGLTVGIETVWSKRRILTVYLNIAEFGDGIFGVEAAARRYFNKPASQLSASQAALLAAVLPNPLRFKADAPSGYVRSRQAWILRQMRQLGGEEFMVQHDLH from the coding sequence ATGGCCGCTATCCAGAAGGCCGTGGCCCACAACGAACGCAATGAAAATCGCATTCGCGGCGCGTCAACGCTCTCACAACAAACGGCGAAGAATCTCTTTTTATGGGATGGCAGAAGCTGGGTGCGGAAAGGGCTGGAAGCGGGCTTAACGGTAGGGATCGAGACGGTGTGGAGTAAGCGGCGGATCCTGACGGTTTATCTCAATATCGCTGAATTTGGCGACGGGATCTTTGGCGTGGAGGCCGCCGCCCGGCGCTATTTTAATAAACCCGCCAGCCAGCTAAGCGCGTCTCAGGCCGCGTTGCTCGCAGCCGTACTGCCGAATCCGCTGCGTTTTAAAGCGGATGCGCCATCAGGCTATGTGCGCTCGCGCCAGGCGTGGATCCTGCGACAAATGCGGCAGTTGGGCGGCGAAGAGTTTATGGTGCAGCACGATCTGCACTGA
- the ptsO gene encoding phosphohistidinoprotein-hexose phosphotransferase component of N-regulated PTS system, whose translation MTVKQTVEITNKLGMHARPAMKLFELVQSFDAEVLLRNEAGTEAEASSVIGLLMLDSAKGGHIEIEANGPQEVEALAAVIALFNAGFDED comes from the coding sequence ATGACCGTTAAACAAACCGTTGAAATCACCAATAAGCTGGGCATGCACGCACGCCCGGCGATGAAGCTGTTTGAATTAGTCCAGAGTTTCGATGCGGAAGTGTTATTGCGCAACGAGGCGGGCACCGAAGCGGAAGCCAGCAGCGTGATCGGTCTGTTGATGCTGGATTCCGCCAAGGGTGGTCATATCGAAATCGAAGCCAACGGCCCGCAGGAAGTCGAAGCGCTGGCGGCGGTGATTGCACTCTTTAACGCCGGTTTTGACGAAGACTAA
- the elbB gene encoding isoprenoid biosynthesis protein produces MKKIGVVLAGCGVYDGAEIHEAVITLLALARQGAQACCFAPDKPQADVINHLTGDPMAENRNALIEAARIARGAIEPLSAAHADQLDALIVPGGFGAAKNLSNFASQGSDCTVDPDLRKLVQAMHASGKPLGFLCIAPAMLPKLIPAPLRLTIGTDIDTAEVIEEMGGEHVPCPVEDIVVDEENKVVTTPAYMLAKRIDEAADGIEKLVARVLDLCE; encoded by the coding sequence ATGAAAAAAATAGGCGTGGTGCTGGCCGGATGTGGCGTATATGACGGCGCGGAAATCCATGAAGCGGTCATCACGTTACTGGCGCTGGCACGACAGGGCGCGCAGGCGTGCTGCTTCGCGCCAGATAAACCTCAGGCGGACGTGATCAACCATTTGACCGGAGATCCCATGGCGGAAAACCGGAATGCGTTGATCGAAGCTGCGCGTATCGCCCGTGGCGCGATCGAACCGCTCAGCGCGGCGCATGCCGATCAGCTGGATGCGCTGATTGTGCCGGGCGGTTTCGGCGCGGCGAAAAACCTCAGCAATTTTGCCAGCCAGGGCAGCGACTGTACGGTCGATCCGGATCTGCGCAAACTGGTGCAGGCGATGCATGCCTCAGGTAAGCCGCTCGGTTTCCTGTGCATTGCCCCGGCTATGCTGCCGAAACTTATTCCGGCACCGTTGCGCCTCACCATCGGCACCGACATCGATACCGCCGAGGTCATTGAAGAAATGGGCGGCGAGCATGTGCCATGCCCGGTCGAAGATATCGTGGTCGATGAAGAGAATAAGGTGGTGACGACGCCAGCTTATATGCTGGCTAAACGCATCGATGAAGCCGCAGATGGCATAGAGAAACTGGTGGCACGGGTGTTGGATCTGTGCGAATGA